Proteins found in one Labrenzia sp. VG12 genomic segment:
- a CDS encoding tripartite tricarboxylate transporter permease, translated as MWNDILIAVSSVATFANVLAMCAGILAGVVIGAIPGMTGTMAVTLALPFTFYMQPVTSILLLVALYKGSTYGASISAILIKTPGTASAACTILDGWPLAQQGKAGKALNMALVSSCIGDFISNISLIFLAAPLALLALRVGPAEYFMLMAFALCMVASISGNSLLMGIISACLGLLLATVGEDIYGSFRFAMTEDMKGGLSIAPVLIGLFALPELIRLIVFRDGQQGMAMKLGDNHLTLAEVRRVFKSIIRGSFIGVVLGAIPGIGPSAAAFFSYGEARRSSPNRDNFGKGELEGIAASESANNGCCGSTMIPLLALGVPGDVITGVMLGAFMIQGLTPGPLLFQNNLNEVYMLFIGMMFSSVLLFIAGKLTVRYFSRIAAIPQVILGPVVLMLCIYGIYAISSNTFDVTVLLIMGGVGFVMMLLEIPAAPFLIAFILGPMFEDNLRRALAISRGDLSIFFQSPISWLFVCLIVFFLALTVRWELQKLRQKRAES; from the coding sequence ATGTGGAATGACATTCTAATCGCCGTGAGTTCCGTCGCCACGTTTGCAAATGTGCTTGCAATGTGTGCGGGGATCCTGGCCGGCGTGGTCATCGGCGCCATTCCGGGCATGACCGGAACAATGGCGGTGACGCTCGCTCTGCCCTTCACCTTTTACATGCAACCGGTGACGAGCATCCTTCTCCTGGTTGCCCTTTACAAGGGCAGCACCTATGGCGCCTCCATATCGGCGATCCTGATCAAGACACCCGGAACGGCCTCTGCCGCCTGTACGATCCTTGACGGCTGGCCGCTCGCTCAACAGGGCAAGGCTGGAAAAGCGCTCAACATGGCGCTTGTGTCCTCCTGTATCGGCGACTTCATCTCCAACATCTCGCTGATCTTTCTGGCCGCACCGCTTGCCCTGCTGGCCCTGCGTGTCGGCCCGGCGGAGTATTTCATGCTGATGGCGTTTGCGCTGTGCATGGTGGCCTCGATATCCGGAAATTCTCTGCTGATGGGCATCATTTCCGCATGCCTCGGGCTTCTGCTGGCAACGGTCGGTGAAGACATCTACGGATCCTTCCGCTTTGCCATGACGGAGGACATGAAAGGCGGATTGTCGATTGCGCCGGTTCTGATCGGCCTGTTTGCGCTGCCTGAGCTGATCCGACTGATCGTGTTTCGGGACGGGCAGCAGGGCATGGCCATGAAGCTGGGCGACAATCACCTGACCCTGGCCGAAGTCCGGCGCGTCTTCAAGTCGATCATCCGCGGCAGCTTTATCGGTGTTGTGCTGGGGGCCATTCCCGGGATCGGCCCGTCAGCGGCGGCCTTCTTCTCTTACGGTGAAGCCCGCCGGTCTTCGCCGAACCGGGACAATTTCGGCAAGGGAGAGCTGGAGGGTATCGCGGCATCTGAATCGGCCAACAACGGCTGCTGTGGTTCCACCATGATCCCGTTGCTTGCTCTTGGTGTGCCCGGTGACGTCATCACAGGTGTGATGCTGGGTGCCTTCATGATCCAGGGACTGACGCCCGGTCCATTGCTCTTCCAGAACAATCTCAACGAAGTCTATATGCTGTTCATCGGCATGATGTTCTCATCGGTGCTTCTGTTCATCGCCGGCAAGCTGACTGTCCGGTATTTCTCCAGGATTGCCGCGATCCCGCAGGTGATCCTGGGACCGGTTGTGCTGATGCTGTGCATCTACGGCATCTACGCGATATCCAGCAATACCTTTGACGTGACCGTGCTCTTGATCATGGGCGGCGTCGGCTTTGTCATGATGCTCCTGGAGATACCTGCTGCGCCCTTCCTGATCGCGTTCATTCTCGGGCCGATGTTCGAGGACAACCTGCGCCGGGCCCTGGCCATCTCCAGAGGCGACCTGTCGATCTTCTTTCAATCGCCGATCTCCTGGCTCTTTGTCTGTCTGATCGTCTTTTTCCTGGCCCTGACCGTGCGTTGGGAGCTGCAAAAACTGAGGCAAAAGCGTGCTGAAAGCTAA
- a CDS encoding tripartite tricarboxylate transporter TctB family protein, translating into MINKYVIRGVLITLFFGLVHFVLIPVHVPRPSFIPGFAPPPDMWPRVVSLLGMGIGLFSIATAVMESRQATGKTEPVPWQLQLRAETLLRLALVAAVFAGFAWMLPRLGFLGSAILLALATFSLTGGFRYRLLATLLALMLPVLLQLFFANVMYTPFPAGSWDVLPALR; encoded by the coding sequence ATGATCAACAAGTATGTCATCAGAGGCGTTTTGATTACGCTTTTCTTCGGCCTGGTTCACTTCGTGCTGATCCCTGTCCATGTGCCCAGACCTTCCTTCATTCCGGGCTTTGCGCCGCCGCCGGACATGTGGCCGCGTGTTGTCTCCCTGCTTGGTATGGGTATCGGCCTTTTTTCTATCGCGACGGCCGTGATGGAAAGCCGCCAGGCGACCGGGAAGACCGAACCCGTGCCGTGGCAATTGCAGTTGCGCGCCGAGACCCTGCTGCGGCTCGCACTGGTGGCGGCGGTCTTTGCCGGGTTTGCCTGGATGCTGCCGCGTCTGGGATTTCTGGGAAGTGCCATTCTTCTGGCCCTGGCAACCTTTTCCCTGACAGGTGGCTTCAGGTACCGGCTCCTGGCAACCCTGCTGGCCCTGATGCTTCCGGTCCTTTTGCAGCTGTTTTTTGCGAACGTGATGTACACGCCGTTCCCGGCGGGCAGCTGGGACGTGCTGCCGGCCCTGCGTTAG
- a CDS encoding tripartite tricarboxylate transporter substrate binding protein: MSKILKSLLAGCALAIATGVAEADYPEKAVTVVAPYGAGGASDLAARSLADVAGDYLGDQPVVVINKTGNGGMNGARYVSQSAPDGYTLLLARVGMAFYPAVQESAPVGWDDYTFLGSLEATPMILAVSETSPYQTMEDLIGALKSGASPLTYGASGATSIDGFTVQALLSDNGLDPLQAATLVPYKGGSALATALLGGHVDFLAVAAGSLMPHIEAGKMRPLMVYAPARMEKLPDVPTASELGFEKAGQISGWSALYGPKGLPEDVVKQWATVLKQVGDDPDWLTLASRRGSISTAGTGDMAAFAKSQYELFNGMAKDFGYVK; this comes from the coding sequence ATGTCAAAAATTCTGAAAAGCCTCCTGGCGGGCTGCGCGCTCGCCATCGCTACAGGTGTGGCTGAAGCCGATTATCCGGAAAAGGCCGTGACCGTGGTTGCGCCCTATGGTGCCGGTGGCGCGTCCGACCTGGCTGCCCGTTCGCTGGCCGATGTTGCAGGCGACTATCTCGGCGATCAGCCGGTCGTGGTCATCAACAAGACCGGCAATGGCGGCATGAACGGTGCCAGGTACGTGTCGCAGAGTGCCCCGGACGGTTACACCCTGCTTCTTGCCCGGGTCGGCATGGCATTCTACCCGGCCGTTCAGGAAAGCGCACCGGTTGGTTGGGATGATTACACGTTCCTTGGGTCGCTGGAGGCAACTCCGATGATCCTGGCTGTGTCCGAAACCTCGCCGTATCAGACCATGGAGGACCTGATCGGAGCGCTGAAATCCGGCGCTTCACCGCTCACGTATGGGGCGTCAGGGGCAACTTCGATCGACGGTTTTACCGTTCAGGCGCTGCTGTCGGACAATGGGCTGGACCCGCTGCAAGCGGCAACCCTGGTCCCCTACAAGGGCGGCAGTGCGCTTGCGACGGCGCTGCTCGGCGGGCATGTCGATTTTCTGGCGGTCGCAGCGGGCTCACTGATGCCCCATATCGAGGCCGGCAAGATGCGCCCGCTCATGGTCTATGCCCCAGCGCGCATGGAGAAATTGCCGGACGTGCCGACGGCCTCGGAACTGGGTTTCGAAAAGGCCGGTCAGATTTCCGGCTGGAGCGCGCTTTATGGCCCGAAGGGGCTTCCAGAAGACGTGGTCAAACAGTGGGCAACGGTCTTGAAGCAGGTCGGTGACGATCCGGACTGGCTCACTCTGGCGAGCCGTCGAGGCTCGATCTCGACAGCCGGCACGGGCGACATGGCCGCCTTTGCCAAGTCGCAATATGAACTCTTCAACGGCATGGCCAAAGACTTTGGCTACGTGAAGTAA
- a CDS encoding LysR substrate-binding domain-containing protein — translation MNLRQLEAFDAFMTTGSTTRASAELKVSQPMVSRLLGQLEENVGFPLFLRKRNQLAPTPEAVLFHAKVSRSLAAFQDLDREARAISNRQVGRIIVASQPVYLDTFLLDVVASYKQTHPDVAIKIIDAGLEDLLRMFHDGSCDLGVGITLDASPYGASLLPLGTCAALCLVPRGHRLATAKSVNLEDISKEVFVELSIGSPLRTRVDYMMQNSGGQRKIAAEARTNRAVHGLVRRGVGIAIVDPLTSLLTVGDDVVALPIEPKIEWEMAVFQHDDRPLSRIETAFVDTIRTEIAKLQEKGVLS, via the coding sequence ATGAACTTGCGGCAACTCGAGGCCTTCGATGCCTTCATGACAACGGGCTCAACCACCCGGGCTTCTGCGGAATTGAAGGTCAGCCAACCCATGGTCAGCCGCCTGCTCGGGCAACTTGAGGAGAATGTCGGCTTCCCGCTGTTTCTGAGGAAACGGAATCAGCTGGCACCGACCCCGGAAGCAGTCCTGTTCCACGCCAAGGTGTCCCGGTCGCTGGCTGCTTTCCAGGATCTCGATCGCGAGGCACGTGCCATATCCAACCGGCAGGTTGGACGGATCATCGTGGCATCGCAGCCGGTTTACCTCGATACGTTTCTGCTGGATGTGGTCGCCAGTTACAAACAGACACATCCGGATGTGGCCATCAAGATCATTGATGCGGGCCTGGAAGACCTGTTGCGGATGTTCCATGACGGCAGCTGCGACCTGGGTGTTGGCATCACGCTCGACGCCAGCCCCTATGGCGCCAGCCTGCTGCCCCTTGGCACGTGTGCAGCGTTGTGCCTGGTGCCCCGCGGGCACAGGTTGGCAACAGCAAAAAGCGTCAATTTGGAAGACATCAGCAAGGAGGTATTTGTGGAGCTATCGATTGGCAGCCCGCTTCGCACGCGCGTCGACTACATGATGCAAAACTCCGGAGGTCAGCGCAAAATCGCGGCCGAAGCCCGCACGAACAGGGCTGTTCACGGCCTGGTGCGCCGCGGCGTCGGCATTGCCATCGTCGACCCGCTGACCAGCCTGTTGACCGTCGGAGACGATGTTGTCGCGCTGCCAATCGAGCCGAAAATCGAGTGGGAAATGGCCGTATTTCAACATGACGACCGCCCATTGAGCCGGATTGAGACAGCCTTTGTCGACACCATCCGAACGGAGATCGCAAAACTGCAGGAAAAGGGCGTCCTCTCCTAG
- a CDS encoding MarR family winged helix-turn-helix transcriptional regulator has protein sequence MNKLTEADKTTPETIDFLAETEAGPVSAFELETFFPYQVRVFYSDVTRALSAVYQRDYGMMPAEWRTMAILGSSSDGLQATEIVARSSMDKVVVSRAVKRMEERGFLVRESNEADGRSFLLKLSDEGRAVYEDLGPKLKQVEQQMLDGLTADEISAFLSVTRKIRENLAGDLDGVSD, from the coding sequence ATGAACAAGTTGACCGAAGCGGACAAAACTACGCCAGAAACCATTGACTTCCTTGCGGAAACTGAAGCTGGTCCGGTATCTGCGTTTGAGCTGGAGACGTTCTTTCCCTACCAGGTGCGCGTGTTTTACTCAGACGTCACCCGCGCCCTGTCAGCGGTCTATCAACGCGATTACGGCATGATGCCGGCGGAGTGGCGCACCATGGCGATCCTCGGCTCTTCCTCCGATGGGCTGCAGGCAACGGAGATCGTTGCGCGCTCCAGCATGGACAAGGTTGTGGTCAGCCGTGCCGTCAAGCGGATGGAGGAGCGTGGGTTCCTGGTGCGCGAGAGCAACGAGGCCGATGGCCGCAGCTTTCTCTTGAAACTGTCCGACGAGGGCAGGGCCGTCTATGAGGACCTTGGGCCCAAGCTGAAGCAGGTCGAACAGCAGATGCTGGACGGTCTTACGGCCGACGAAATCTCCGCATTCCTTTCGGTCACCAGAAAGATCCGGGAGAACCTGGCCGGTGATCTCGACGGGGTGAGCGATTGA
- a CDS encoding TRAP transporter substrate-binding protein, with protein sequence MKQLKCISILAGVAATALTGLVATASADELVLSSWLPPKHPIVTGVIQPWADQVAEATEGRVTVRILPKPVGSPPEHFDLAAEGIVDITYGLHSFTKDDRFLRSRIGQFSFIADTATEGSRAYWDVYAGTMDAQAEHQGTKLLGLWVHGPGMFHNNQRKIETPEDFSGLKVRTPGGYIAGLAQELDIITQFMGPGEVYEKLSRGVIDGVTFPMEALQAFNLTDHVKYSMRVPGGIYNTSWFMVMNEDIWDGISAEDQAAIEKVSGAALAELAGSVWDGADTRGAAYIADKDIEVYDAPAPVLAALKELATKHEATWADAVQKTGFDGTAALAEFRGKTGINP encoded by the coding sequence TTGAAACAGTTGAAGTGCATTTCCATTCTGGCCGGCGTTGCCGCCACCGCGCTGACGGGCCTTGTCGCAACGGCCAGCGCCGACGAACTGGTGCTGTCATCCTGGCTGCCGCCGAAGCACCCGATCGTCACCGGCGTCATCCAGCCCTGGGCGGATCAGGTCGCCGAGGCCACGGAAGGCCGCGTAACGGTGCGCATCCTGCCAAAACCGGTCGGCTCGCCGCCGGAGCATTTTGACCTTGCCGCCGAAGGCATCGTCGACATCACCTACGGCCTGCATTCCTTCACCAAGGACGACCGGTTCCTGCGCTCGCGCATCGGCCAGTTCTCCTTCATCGCCGACACGGCAACCGAAGGCTCCAGGGCCTACTGGGACGTCTATGCCGGCACCATGGACGCGCAAGCCGAGCACCAGGGCACCAAGCTCCTGGGCCTTTGGGTGCATGGGCCGGGCATGTTCCACAACAACCAGCGCAAGATCGAGACCCCGGAAGACTTCTCCGGCCTGAAGGTGCGCACGCCGGGTGGTTACATCGCAGGCCTGGCTCAGGAACTCGACATCATCACCCAGTTCATGGGGCCGGGTGAAGTTTACGAAAAGCTCTCCCGCGGCGTGATTGACGGTGTCACCTTCCCGATGGAAGCCCTGCAGGCCTTCAATCTGACCGACCATGTCAAATACTCCATGCGTGTCCCGGGCGGCATCTACAACACCTCCTGGTTCATGGTCATGAACGAGGACATCTGGGACGGCATCTCCGCTGAAGACCAGGCCGCCATCGAAAAGGTTTCCGGTGCAGCGCTGGCCGAACTGGCAGGCTCGGTGTGGGACGGTGCCGACACGCGCGGCGCGGCCTATATCGCCGACAAGGACATCGAGGTTTACGATGCCCCTGCCCCGGTCCTGGCGGCCCTGAAGGAGCTGGCCACCAAACACGAAGCCACCTGGGCCGATGCGGTCCAGAAAACCGGCTTTGACGGCACGGCGGCCCTTGCCGAATTCCGCGGCAAGACCGGCATCAATCCCTGA
- a CDS encoding TRAP transporter small permease gives MLPRPNDKAPGRIAKIRRGASFLLGLACLLVLAGLIALTCVDVVARYAFNSPVTGAYELTEILLATLIFLALPLTTAAGEHIEVELLDGVKSSFLKQLGTLAAALCTIGVFALIAMELLEHADKLQRRGRVTDSLEIPLFYVGWLGAASFALSALAALYFFTKRFREKA, from the coding sequence ATGCTGCCGCGACCCAACGATAAGGCTCCGGGCCGGATTGCAAAGATCCGGCGCGGAGCGAGTTTCCTGCTCGGCCTGGCCTGTTTACTGGTCCTGGCCGGCCTGATCGCACTCACCTGTGTCGACGTCGTTGCCCGCTATGCCTTCAACAGTCCGGTCACCGGTGCTTACGAGCTCACCGAAATCCTGCTGGCCACACTGATCTTCCTGGCCCTGCCGCTGACAACAGCCGCAGGTGAACATATCGAGGTGGAACTGCTGGACGGTGTCAAAAGCAGCTTCCTGAAGCAGCTCGGAACGCTCGCCGCCGCCTTGTGCACCATCGGTGTCTTTGCCCTGATTGCCATGGAACTGCTCGAACATGCCGACAAGCTGCAACGCCGCGGCCGCGTGACGGATTCGCTGGAAATTCCGCTCTTCTATGTCGGCTGGCTTGGCGCTGCTTCCTTCGCCCTGTCGGCGCTGGCAGCCCTTTACTTCTTCACCAAACGTTTCCGGGAAAAGGCCTGA
- a CDS encoding TRAP transporter large permease, with translation MLEALIGFGALFALVLVRVPIAIAMIIVGTAGFAALRNWNAALNLLGNAAFETGLSFTLSVIPLFILMGNLLTISGVSQSLFSTAHHLLHRMRGGLAMAAIVACGGFSAVCGSSLATAATMSKVAMPSMRKAGYADSLATGSIAAGGTLGILIPPSVILIIYGLLTEADIGKLFIAGIIPGLLGVVFYLAAVYLTVLLKPDLAPQGAEDRKLERKDVWGVLSVLGLFAVIMIGIYGGFFTPTEAAGIGAAAAFVIALVSGGLTWQKLYTAGLNCARTTAMIFAIIIGAEVFSNFISYAGVPDALLTFVQSLDVNAYVVILVLVLIYVVLGAVLESLSMILLTVPVFFPLVTSLDFGGGLLADPEMVLIWFGIVVVVVTEISLISPPIGLNVFVLRSVLTDVPLRTMFAGILPFWLADILRLGLLIAVPALSLMLI, from the coding sequence GTGCTTGAAGCTCTGATCGGATTTGGCGCCCTGTTCGCCCTCGTGCTGGTGCGCGTGCCCATTGCCATTGCCATGATCATCGTCGGCACCGCCGGTTTTGCCGCTTTGCGCAACTGGAATGCAGCGCTGAACCTGCTTGGAAATGCCGCGTTCGAGACCGGCCTGTCCTTCACCCTGTCGGTGATCCCGCTGTTCATCCTGATGGGCAACCTGCTCACCATTTCAGGCGTCAGCCAGTCCCTGTTTTCAACGGCACATCATTTGCTGCACCGGATGCGCGGCGGCCTCGCCATGGCCGCGATCGTCGCCTGTGGCGGCTTTTCCGCCGTCTGCGGCTCGTCGCTGGCAACGGCCGCGACCATGTCAAAGGTCGCCATGCCGTCCATGCGCAAGGCAGGTTATGCCGACAGTCTGGCCACGGGCTCGATTGCCGCCGGTGGTACACTCGGCATCCTGATCCCGCCGAGCGTCATCCTGATCATCTACGGGCTTCTGACCGAAGCCGATATCGGCAAGCTCTTCATCGCCGGCATCATTCCGGGCCTGCTCGGCGTTGTCTTCTATCTCGCGGCCGTCTACCTCACCGTCCTCCTGAAACCGGATCTCGCCCCACAAGGCGCAGAGGACCGGAAGCTGGAGCGCAAGGATGTCTGGGGCGTGCTCTCCGTGCTGGGCCTTTTTGCCGTGATCATGATCGGCATCTATGGCGGCTTCTTCACACCGACCGAAGCCGCCGGCATCGGCGCGGCCGCTGCCTTTGTCATTGCGCTGGTTTCAGGCGGGCTGACGTGGCAGAAACTCTATACTGCCGGTCTCAACTGCGCCCGCACCACGGCCATGATCTTCGCGATCATCATCGGCGCGGAGGTCTTTTCCAACTTCATCAGCTATGCCGGTGTCCCCGATGCCCTTCTGACCTTTGTCCAGTCGCTCGACGTCAACGCCTATGTCGTGATCCTGGTGCTGGTGCTGATCTATGTGGTTCTGGGGGCCGTCCTGGAAAGCCTCTCCATGATCCTGCTCACCGTTCCGGTGTTCTTCCCGCTGGTGACCTCGCTCGACTTCGGCGGCGGCCTTCTGGCAGATCCGGAGATGGTGCTGATCTGGTTCGGCATTGTGGTGGTCGTGGTCACCGAGATCAGCCTGATCTCGCCGCCGATCGGGCTCAATGTCTTCGTGCTGCGGTCGGTTCTGACAGATGTGCCGCTTCGAACCATGTTCGCCGGTATCCTGCCCTTCTGGCTGGCCGACATCCTGCGGCTCGGTCTCCTGATTGCCGTGCCGGCGCTGTCCCTGATGCTGATCTGA
- a CDS encoding amino acid adenylation domain-containing protein, whose product MTQSDLVETMATAHQLEVEFTQAGDLGLTGPDSVSDSSRETRSPEAWAEALRALDAAFEDAAPAEIALAVFAVFAARLSENRVAVLALAQVNPDGQDSGVFEAGLTAEKTFAEVLSEVTRSGFGAATGLSGLPELPAGAPLPFLVSAGSRSAQEIVAALELQISADGSLTLVHPASLETGLLDLLFERLTALAAGLANNPATPLVHQPIMSADERKTVVETWNATDRHYGYHGGLVAMMERAAAATPDHPALIFKEATLSYAEFNARVNRLARLLREKGVGPDRFVALFMDRSLEMVIGLWATIKAGGAYVPLNTEDPSGRLTEIIEDCKPVAVLTQAHLADKIETDVAEVIVLPEGGDAAPEFETGNLGLEIAPGDLAYMIYTSGSTGKPKGVIVEHEAIHNRVVWMHEEYGLDPEDRVLQKTPYTFDVSVWEFLWPFAVGSTLVVAIPGGHMSIRYLKREIKQSGVTHLHFVPSMLRLFLLAPSLDELQIKKLFCSGEALGFDLVQAFYEKASDSVEVHNLYGPTEAAVDVSYFACPRTSGDHSIPIGKPVTNTGLYVLDEYDQPVPVGVPGELHIGGVQLARGYWNRDDLTAERFIPCPVEDAPHRRLYRTGDLAYFRPDGEIMYLGRNDFQVKISGVRIELGEIEAAIRSAEGIRDVVVVAEENQGQKSLVAYVVAEAAGDAAAAAIKAAVAERCPPFYVPQDVRFLAEMPLTVSGKINRKLLKDQPRL is encoded by the coding sequence ATGACGCAATCTGATTTGGTCGAGACAATGGCGACGGCGCACCAGCTGGAGGTAGAGTTCACGCAAGCCGGAGACCTTGGACTGACCGGACCTGACAGTGTGTCAGACAGCTCGCGGGAGACCCGCAGCCCGGAAGCCTGGGCGGAAGCCCTCCGGGCGCTGGATGCAGCCTTTGAAGACGCTGCTCCGGCTGAAATTGCACTTGCCGTCTTTGCCGTTTTCGCCGCTCGACTGAGCGAAAACCGCGTTGCCGTCCTGGCGCTGGCACAAGTGAACCCGGATGGTCAGGACAGTGGGGTTTTTGAAGCCGGGCTCACCGCGGAAAAAACCTTCGCCGAGGTGTTGTCGGAAGTGACCCGCAGCGGCTTTGGTGCGGCCACTGGGCTTTCCGGCTTGCCAGAGCTTCCCGCAGGGGCCCCGTTACCGTTCTTGGTCAGTGCAGGGTCTCGTTCGGCACAGGAAATCGTTGCGGCACTGGAGCTTCAAATCTCGGCCGATGGCAGCCTCACGCTTGTTCATCCGGCGAGCCTTGAGACAGGCTTGCTCGATCTCCTGTTCGAACGGTTGACGGCCCTCGCGGCCGGTCTGGCAAACAACCCGGCAACACCGCTGGTGCATCAGCCGATCATGTCGGCGGATGAGCGCAAGACGGTCGTCGAGACCTGGAATGCGACAGACCGCCATTATGGCTATCACGGCGGTCTCGTCGCGATGATGGAGCGGGCCGCTGCGGCAACCCCGGATCACCCCGCGCTGATCTTCAAGGAGGCGACGCTCAGCTACGCCGAGTTCAATGCCCGGGTAAACCGTCTGGCGCGTCTGTTACGCGAGAAGGGCGTTGGTCCCGACAGGTTTGTCGCGCTTTTCATGGACCGGAGCCTGGAAATGGTGATCGGGCTCTGGGCGACGATCAAGGCCGGCGGTGCCTATGTGCCGCTCAACACTGAAGATCCGTCCGGCCGCTTGACGGAGATCATCGAGGATTGCAAGCCGGTTGCCGTTCTGACCCAGGCGCATCTTGCGGACAAGATCGAAACAGATGTCGCCGAGGTGATTGTCCTGCCGGAGGGCGGCGATGCCGCGCCAGAGTTTGAAACCGGCAATCTGGGCCTGGAGATCGCCCCCGGGGACCTTGCCTACATGATCTACACATCCGGTTCGACCGGAAAGCCGAAAGGCGTGATTGTCGAACATGAGGCGATCCACAACCGGGTTGTCTGGATGCATGAGGAATATGGCCTGGACCCGGAAGACAGGGTCCTTCAGAAGACACCCTATACGTTCGATGTGTCGGTCTGGGAATTCCTCTGGCCCTTTGCCGTCGGCTCGACCCTGGTGGTGGCGATCCCGGGCGGTCACATGTCGATCCGCTATCTGAAACGCGAGATCAAGCAGTCCGGCGTCACGCATCTGCACTTCGTGCCGTCGATGCTGCGGCTGTTCCTGCTGGCGCCGTCTCTCGACGAACTCCAGATCAAGAAGCTGTTCTGCTCCGGCGAAGCGCTCGGCTTCGATCTGGTCCAGGCCTTTTACGAAAAGGCGAGCGACAGCGTCGAGGTCCACAATCTTTATGGCCCGACGGAAGCGGCGGTCGATGTCAGCTATTTTGCCTGCCCGCGCACGTCCGGCGATCACAGCATTCCGATTGGCAAGCCGGTGACCAATACCGGTCTCTATGTGCTGGACGAATATGACCAGCCGGTCCCGGTCGGTGTTCCGGGTGAGCTTCACATCGGCGGGGTTCAGCTGGCGAGGGGCTACTGGAACCGGGACGATCTGACTGCGGAACGCTTCATCCCCTGTCCTGTCGAGGACGCACCGCATCGGCGGCTCTATCGCACCGGCGATCTTGCCTATTTCCGTCCCGACGGCGAGATCATGTATCTCGGCCGCAACGATTTCCAGGTGAAGATCAGCGGTGTCCGCATCGAGCTTGGGGAAATCGAGGCCGCCATTCGCTCGGCTGAAGGCATCCGGGACGTGGTGGTGGTTGCGGAAGAAAATCAGGGCCAGAAGTCCCTGGTCGCCTATGTGGTTGCGGAGGCCGCCGGCGATGCGGCGGCCGCTGCGATCAAGGCCGCTGTCGCGGAAAGATGTCCACCCTTCTATGTGCCTCAGGATGTGCGCTTCCTGGCCGAGATGCCATTGACGGTGTCGGGCAAAATCAATCGCAAGCTCCTGAAGGACCAGCCGCGGCTTTGA
- a CDS encoding homocysteine S-methyltransferase family protein has translation MTKITILDGGMGQELVHRTGRTPTGLWSCELMMERPDLVSAIHDDFFAAGADVATVNSYTLHRDRLRPAGLEDQFEQLHKLACDLARQSQQAHGSGLIAGCLGPLGWSYSHDGAPSETASTALYEEICRLQEDKVDLFVIETIASLSQARASLSAAQQFGKPVWIGLTVDDQNGKELRSGEPLDIVLKELERFEPDAVLLNCSVPEAITTGLGILGQSGFRTGAYANGFTAIKPEFLKKGSSVSNLSARTDLTPSAYADHATTWIDLGATIIGGCCEVGPEHIAELSRRFAKATASDTGAAHH, from the coding sequence TTGACGAAGATAACGATCCTTGATGGCGGCATGGGCCAGGAATTGGTCCACCGCACTGGACGCACACCCACAGGGCTCTGGTCCTGCGAATTGATGATGGAACGCCCCGATCTGGTCAGTGCCATCCATGACGATTTTTTCGCCGCCGGCGCGGATGTCGCGACGGTGAACAGCTATACGCTTCATCGCGACCGCCTGCGCCCGGCCGGCCTGGAAGACCAGTTCGAACAGCTGCATAAGCTGGCCTGCGACCTCGCACGGCAATCGCAGCAGGCGCACGGTTCCGGACTCATTGCGGGCTGTCTCGGTCCGCTCGGCTGGTCCTACAGCCATGACGGCGCTCCGTCGGAGACCGCTTCCACTGCACTCTACGAAGAGATATGCCGGCTCCAGGAAGACAAGGTCGATCTTTTTGTGATCGAGACGATTGCCTCGCTGTCACAGGCACGGGCGTCGCTGTCGGCGGCACAACAATTCGGCAAACCGGTCTGGATCGGGCTCACGGTGGACGATCAGAATGGCAAAGAGCTGCGCTCCGGTGAACCGCTGGATATCGTCTTGAAAGAGCTTGAAAGGTTCGAACCCGATGCGGTGCTGCTCAACTGCTCTGTGCCGGAAGCCATTACCACCGGACTGGGCATTTTGGGCCAGTCGGGCTTCAGAACCGGCGCTTACGCCAATGGGTTCACCGCGATCAAACCCGAATTCCTGAAAAAAGGCAGCAGCGTCTCCAACCTGTCCGCCCGAACCGATCTGACGCCGAGCGCTTATGCCGACCATGCCACCACGTGGATCGATCTTGGTGCAACCATCATCGGCGGTTGCTGCGAGGTTGGGCCTGAGCATATTGCCGAGCTTTCACGTCGGTTCGCGAAGGCGACGGCAAGTGATACCGGTGCTGCCCACCATTGA